From a region of the Pongo pygmaeus isolate AG05252 chromosome 5, NHGRI_mPonPyg2-v2.0_pri, whole genome shotgun sequence genome:
- the LOC129038049 gene encoding butyrophilin subfamily 2 member A2 isoform X3, whose translation MESAAALHFSRPASLLLLLLLSLCALVSAQVTVVGPTDPILGMVGENTTLRCHLSPEKNAEDMEVRWFRSQFSPAVFVYKGGRERTEEQMEEYRGRTTFVSKDISRGSVALVIHNITAQENGTYRCYFQEGRSYDEAILHLIVAGLGSKPLIEMRGHEDGGIRLECISRGWYPKPLTVWRDPYGGVVPALKEVSMPDADSLFMVTTAVIIRDKSVRNMFCSINNTLLSQKKESVIFIPESFMPSVSPCAVALPIVVVILMILFAVCMYWINKLQKEKKILSGEKEFERETREIAVKELEKERVQKEEELQVKEKLQEELRWRRTFLHAELQFFSN comes from the exons ATGGAATCAGCTGCTGCCCTGCACTTCTCCCGGCCAGCCTccctcctcctactcctccttCTCAGCCTGTGTGCACTGGTCTCAG CCCAGGTCACTGTCGTGGGGCCCACTGATCCCATCCTGGGCATGGTTGGAGAAAACACTACGTTACGCTGCCATCTGTCACCCGAGAAAAATGCTGAGGACATGGAGGTGCGGTGGTTCCGGTCTCAGTTCTCCCCCGCAGTGTTTGTGTATaaaggtgggagagagagaacagaggagCAGATGGAGGAGTACCGAGGAAGAACCACCTTTGTGAGCAAAGACATCAGCAGGGGCAGCGTGGCCCTGGTCATACACAACATCACAGCCCAGGAGAATGGCACCTACCGCTGTTACTTCCAAGAAGGCAGGTCCTACGATGAGGCCATCCTGCACCTCATAGTGGCAG GACTGGGCTCTAAGCCCCTCATTGAAATGAGGGGCCACGAGGACGGGGGCATCCGGCTGGAGTGCATATCTAGAGGGTGGTACCCAAAGCCCCTCACAGTGTGGAGGGACCCCTACGGTGGGGTTGTGCCTGCCCTAAAGGAGGTTTCCATGCCTGATGCAGACAGCCTCTTCATGGTCACCACAGCTGTGATCATCAGAGACAAGTCAGTGAGGAACATGTTCTGCTCTATCAACAACACCCTGctcagccaaaagaaagaaagtgtcaTTTTTATTCCAG AATCCTTTATGCCCAGTGTGTCTCCCTGTGCAGTGGCCCTGCCTATTGTTGTGGTTATTCTGATGATACTGTTTGCCGTATGCATGTATTGGATCAACaaactccaaaaggaaaaaaagattctgTCAGGGGAAAAGGAGTTTGAACGGGAAACAAGAGAAATTGCTGTAAAGGAACTGGAGAAAGAACGTGTGCAAAAAGAGGAAGAACTTCAAGTAAAAG agaaaCTTCAAGAAGAATTGC GATGGAGAAGAACATTCTTACATGCTG AGCTCCAATTTTTCTCAAACTGA
- the LOC129038049 gene encoding butyrophilin subfamily 2 member A2 isoform X2: MESAAALHFSRPASLLLLLLLSLCALVSAQVTVVGPTDPILGMVGENTTLRCHLSPEKNAEDMEVRWFRSQFSPAVFVYKGGRERTEEQMEEYRGRTTFVSKDISRGSVALVIHNITAQENGTYRCYFQEGRSYDEAILHLIVAESFMPSVSPCAVALPIVVVILMILFAVCMYWINKLQKEKKILSGEKEFERETREIAVKELEKERVQKEEELQVKEKLQEELRWRRTFLHAVDVVLDPDTAHPDLFLSEDRRSVRRRPFRHLGESMPDNPERFNSQPCVLGRESFASGKHYWEVEVENVIEWTVGVCRDSVERKGEVLLIPQNGFWTLEMHKSQYRAVSSPDRIIPLKESLCRVGVFLDYEAGDVSFYNMRDRSHIYTCPRSAFSVPVRPFFRLGCEDSPIFICPALTGANGVTVPEEGLTLHRVGTHQSL; the protein is encoded by the exons ATGGAATCAGCTGCTGCCCTGCACTTCTCCCGGCCAGCCTccctcctcctactcctccttCTCAGCCTGTGTGCACTGGTCTCAG CCCAGGTCACTGTCGTGGGGCCCACTGATCCCATCCTGGGCATGGTTGGAGAAAACACTACGTTACGCTGCCATCTGTCACCCGAGAAAAATGCTGAGGACATGGAGGTGCGGTGGTTCCGGTCTCAGTTCTCCCCCGCAGTGTTTGTGTATaaaggtgggagagagagaacagaggagCAGATGGAGGAGTACCGAGGAAGAACCACCTTTGTGAGCAAAGACATCAGCAGGGGCAGCGTGGCCCTGGTCATACACAACATCACAGCCCAGGAGAATGGCACCTACCGCTGTTACTTCCAAGAAGGCAGGTCCTACGATGAGGCCATCCTGCACCTCATAGTGGCAG AATCCTTTATGCCCAGTGTGTCTCCCTGTGCAGTGGCCCTGCCTATTGTTGTGGTTATTCTGATGATACTGTTTGCCGTATGCATGTATTGGATCAACaaactccaaaaggaaaaaaagattctgTCAGGGGAAAAGGAGTTTGAACGGGAAACAAGAGAAATTGCTGTAAAGGAACTGGAGAAAGAACGTGTGCAAAAAGAGGAAGAACTTCAAGTAAAAG agaaaCTTCAAGAAGAATTGC GATGGAGAAGAACATTCTTACATGCTG TGGATGTGGTCCTGGATCCAGACACCGCTCATCCCGATCTCTTCCTGTCGGAGGACCGGAGAAGTGTGAGAAGGCGCCCCTTCAGGCATCTAGGGGAGAGTATGCCTGACAACCCAGAGAGATTCAATAGTCAGCCTTGTGTCCTAGGCCGGGAGAGCTTCGCTTCAGGGAAACattactgggaggtggaggtggaaaaCGTGATTGAGTGGACTGTGGGGGTCTGTAGAGACAGTGTTGAGAGGAAAGGGGAGGTCCTGCTGATTCCTCAGAATGGCTTCTGGACCTTGGAGATGCATAAAAGTCAATACCGGGCCGTGTCCTCCCCTGATAGGATTATTCCTTTGAAGGAGTCCCTTTGCCGGGTGGGTGTCTTCCTGGACTATGAAGCTGGAGATGTCTCCTTCTACAACATGAGGGACAGATCGCACATCTACACATGTCCCCGTTCAGCCTTTTCCGTGCCTGTGAGGCCCTTCTTCAGGTTGGGGTGTGAGGACAGCCCCATCTTCATCTGCCCTGCACTCACAGGAGCCAATGGGGTCACGGTGCCTGAAGAGGGCCTGACACTTCACAGAGTGGGGACCCACCAGAGCCTGTAG
- the LOC129038049 gene encoding butyrophilin subfamily 2 member A2 isoform X1 — protein MESAAALHFSRPASLLLLLLLSLCALVSAQVTVVGPTDPILGMVGENTTLRCHLSPEKNAEDMEVRWFRSQFSPAVFVYKGGRERTEEQMEEYRGRTTFVSKDISRGSVALVIHNITAQENGTYRCYFQEGRSYDEAILHLIVAGLGSKPLIEMRGHEDGGIRLECISRGWYPKPLTVWRDPYGGVVPALKEVSMPDADSLFMVTTAVIIRDKSVRNMFCSINNTLLSQKKESVIFIPESFMPSVSPCAVALPIVVVILMILFAVCMYWINKLQKEKKILSGEKEFERETREIAVKELEKERVQKEEELQVKEKLQEELRWRRTFLHAVDVVLDPDTAHPDLFLSEDRRSVRRRPFRHLGESMPDNPERFNSQPCVLGRESFASGKHYWEVEVENVIEWTVGVCRDSVERKGEVLLIPQNGFWTLEMHKSQYRAVSSPDRIIPLKESLCRVGVFLDYEAGDVSFYNMRDRSHIYTCPRSAFSVPVRPFFRLGCEDSPIFICPALTGANGVTVPEEGLTLHRVGTHQSL, from the exons ATGGAATCAGCTGCTGCCCTGCACTTCTCCCGGCCAGCCTccctcctcctactcctccttCTCAGCCTGTGTGCACTGGTCTCAG CCCAGGTCACTGTCGTGGGGCCCACTGATCCCATCCTGGGCATGGTTGGAGAAAACACTACGTTACGCTGCCATCTGTCACCCGAGAAAAATGCTGAGGACATGGAGGTGCGGTGGTTCCGGTCTCAGTTCTCCCCCGCAGTGTTTGTGTATaaaggtgggagagagagaacagaggagCAGATGGAGGAGTACCGAGGAAGAACCACCTTTGTGAGCAAAGACATCAGCAGGGGCAGCGTGGCCCTGGTCATACACAACATCACAGCCCAGGAGAATGGCACCTACCGCTGTTACTTCCAAGAAGGCAGGTCCTACGATGAGGCCATCCTGCACCTCATAGTGGCAG GACTGGGCTCTAAGCCCCTCATTGAAATGAGGGGCCACGAGGACGGGGGCATCCGGCTGGAGTGCATATCTAGAGGGTGGTACCCAAAGCCCCTCACAGTGTGGAGGGACCCCTACGGTGGGGTTGTGCCTGCCCTAAAGGAGGTTTCCATGCCTGATGCAGACAGCCTCTTCATGGTCACCACAGCTGTGATCATCAGAGACAAGTCAGTGAGGAACATGTTCTGCTCTATCAACAACACCCTGctcagccaaaagaaagaaagtgtcaTTTTTATTCCAG AATCCTTTATGCCCAGTGTGTCTCCCTGTGCAGTGGCCCTGCCTATTGTTGTGGTTATTCTGATGATACTGTTTGCCGTATGCATGTATTGGATCAACaaactccaaaaggaaaaaaagattctgTCAGGGGAAAAGGAGTTTGAACGGGAAACAAGAGAAATTGCTGTAAAGGAACTGGAGAAAGAACGTGTGCAAAAAGAGGAAGAACTTCAAGTAAAAG agaaaCTTCAAGAAGAATTGC GATGGAGAAGAACATTCTTACATGCTG TGGATGTGGTCCTGGATCCAGACACCGCTCATCCCGATCTCTTCCTGTCGGAGGACCGGAGAAGTGTGAGAAGGCGCCCCTTCAGGCATCTAGGGGAGAGTATGCCTGACAACCCAGAGAGATTCAATAGTCAGCCTTGTGTCCTAGGCCGGGAGAGCTTCGCTTCAGGGAAACattactgggaggtggaggtggaaaaCGTGATTGAGTGGACTGTGGGGGTCTGTAGAGACAGTGTTGAGAGGAAAGGGGAGGTCCTGCTGATTCCTCAGAATGGCTTCTGGACCTTGGAGATGCATAAAAGTCAATACCGGGCCGTGTCCTCCCCTGATAGGATTATTCCTTTGAAGGAGTCCCTTTGCCGGGTGGGTGTCTTCCTGGACTATGAAGCTGGAGATGTCTCCTTCTACAACATGAGGGACAGATCGCACATCTACACATGTCCCCGTTCAGCCTTTTCCGTGCCTGTGAGGCCCTTCTTCAGGTTGGGGTGTGAGGACAGCCCCATCTTCATCTGCCCTGCACTCACAGGAGCCAATGGGGTCACGGTGCCTGAAGAGGGCCTGACACTTCACAGAGTGGGGACCCACCAGAGCCTGTAG
- the LOC129038049 gene encoding butyrophilin subfamily 2 member A2 isoform X4: MESAAALHFSRPASLLLLLLLSLCALVSAQVTVVGPTDPILGMVGENTTLRCHLSPEKNAEDMEVRWFRSQFSPAVFVYKGGRERTEEQMEEYRGRTTFVSKDISRGSVALVIHNITAQENGTYRCYFQEGRSYDEAILHLIVAGLGSKPLIEMRGHEDGGIRLECISRGWYPKPLTVWRDPYGGVVPALKEVSMPDADSLFMVTTAVIIRDKSVRNMFCSINNTLLSQKKESVIFIPESFMPSVSPCAVALPIVVVILMILFAVCMYWINKLQKEKKILSGEKEFERETREIAVKELEKERVQKEEELQVKEKLQEELRWRRTFLHAG, translated from the exons ATGGAATCAGCTGCTGCCCTGCACTTCTCCCGGCCAGCCTccctcctcctactcctccttCTCAGCCTGTGTGCACTGGTCTCAG CCCAGGTCACTGTCGTGGGGCCCACTGATCCCATCCTGGGCATGGTTGGAGAAAACACTACGTTACGCTGCCATCTGTCACCCGAGAAAAATGCTGAGGACATGGAGGTGCGGTGGTTCCGGTCTCAGTTCTCCCCCGCAGTGTTTGTGTATaaaggtgggagagagagaacagaggagCAGATGGAGGAGTACCGAGGAAGAACCACCTTTGTGAGCAAAGACATCAGCAGGGGCAGCGTGGCCCTGGTCATACACAACATCACAGCCCAGGAGAATGGCACCTACCGCTGTTACTTCCAAGAAGGCAGGTCCTACGATGAGGCCATCCTGCACCTCATAGTGGCAG GACTGGGCTCTAAGCCCCTCATTGAAATGAGGGGCCACGAGGACGGGGGCATCCGGCTGGAGTGCATATCTAGAGGGTGGTACCCAAAGCCCCTCACAGTGTGGAGGGACCCCTACGGTGGGGTTGTGCCTGCCCTAAAGGAGGTTTCCATGCCTGATGCAGACAGCCTCTTCATGGTCACCACAGCTGTGATCATCAGAGACAAGTCAGTGAGGAACATGTTCTGCTCTATCAACAACACCCTGctcagccaaaagaaagaaagtgtcaTTTTTATTCCAG AATCCTTTATGCCCAGTGTGTCTCCCTGTGCAGTGGCCCTGCCTATTGTTGTGGTTATTCTGATGATACTGTTTGCCGTATGCATGTATTGGATCAACaaactccaaaaggaaaaaaagattctgTCAGGGGAAAAGGAGTTTGAACGGGAAACAAGAGAAATTGCTGTAAAGGAACTGGAGAAAGAACGTGTGCAAAAAGAGGAAGAACTTCAAGTAAAAG agaaaCTTCAAGAAGAATTGC GATGGAGAAGAACATTCTTACATGCTG GCTGA